A region of Silurus meridionalis isolate SWU-2019-XX chromosome 13, ASM1480568v1, whole genome shotgun sequence DNA encodes the following proteins:
- the adamtsl7 gene encoding thrombospondin type-1 domain-containing protein 4 isoform X3, translated as MFLVLALLLLLSLQTHVQPWPAQSPGCDELLGSGKVLDKCGVCGGDNTACRLVSGLFQHSLSNVGYHKIVEIPQGATKINITEMVKSQNYLALRSRSGRSIINGNWAIDRPGKYEGGGTMFTYRRPNEISTTAGESFLAEGPTNEILDVYMIYQQPNPRVHYEYILPSENSISTESNTEEGNTVNGGAGYDQYGRRPSQEGHEQMGGHRNPPHIPENQVPPRRHREHNWKLTGTTDCSVSCGRGVRHTVFGCVHRVTHEQVSDSLCDSATKPSPQEEPCNVQPCPAFWDIGEWSECSKTCGLGMQHRQILCRQFYINRTLTVPAKRCEHLERPESSSTCQLKICSEWQIRSEWSSCSMPCGVGQRTREVRCVSNVGDIVEDEECNMNLRPRDIENCDMGPCAKSWFYTEWGEQCSAECGFGVRSRSVVCLSNLVSSVPLEGCGTERPPQAQPCNNGACESRTEWFTGLWGQCSAECGVGRQQRTVLCMMKSDDTYAVMPLYECSSLDKPLSQQSCTVKACGAKWYYTDWSACSKTCEGGFRVREVRCLSDDMIPSEGCEERLKPGDKEECNLEPCVPQIDEKCRDKYFNCNVVVQARLCVYDYYKKACCASCARVAQRHSTQRSYR; from the exons AGTCCAGGCTGTGATGAGCTCTTGGGTTCAGGGAAGGTGCTGGataaatgtggtgtgtgtggtggggacAACACGGCGTGCCGGCTGGTTTCCGGACTGTTCCAGCACAGCCTGTCCAATGTGGGCTACCACAAGATTGTAGAGATCCCACAGGGAGCCACCAAAATCAACATCACTGAGATGGTCAAGAGCCAAAACTACCTTG CTTTGCGAAGTCGCTCTGGACGTTCCATCATTAACGGAAACTGGGCCATTGACCGACCTGGAAAGTACGAAGGAGGAGGGACGATGTTCACTTACAGACGGCCCAATGAGATCAGCACCACTGCCGGAGAGTCCTTTCTAGCAGAAGGACCAACCAATGAGATCCTGGACGTCTAT ATGATCTACCAGCAGCCCAATCCTCGAGTTCACTATGAGTACATACTTCCTTCGGAGAACTCCATCAGCACAGAGTCTAACACAGAGGAGG GTAACACAGTGAACGGAGGAGCGGGATATGATCAGTATGGCAGAAGGCCGTCTCAGGAAGGACACGAACAAATGGGTGGGCACAGGAACCCCCCTCACATACCTGAGAACCAGGTACCGCCTCGCAGGCACAGAGAACACAACTGGAAACTAACGGGCACGACTGACTGCAGCGTCTCCTGTGGCAGAG gtgtcaGACACACTGTGTTCGGCTGTGTGCATAGAGTCACTCATGAGCAAGTGTCTGACAGTCTCTGTGACAGTGCTACTAAACCCAGTCCACAGGAGGAGCCCTGCAATGTCCAGCCATGCCCTGCATT TTGGGATATTGGTGAGTGGTCGGAGTGCAGTAAAACGTGCGGCCTCGGCATGCAGCACCGGCAGATTCTGTGCCGACAGTTTTACATCAACCGCACCCTCACCGTGCCCGCCAAACGCTGTGAACACCTGGAGCGGCCCGAGAGCAGCAGCACCTGCCAGCTGAAGATCTGCAGCGAGTGGCAGATTCGCTCTGAGTGGAGCTCT TGCTCCATGCCATGCGGTGTAGGTCAGAGAACGCGTGAGGTGCGCTGCGTCAGTAACGTGGGCGATATtgttgaggatgaggagtgCAACATGAATCTTCGTCCCCGTGACATTGAGAACTGTGACATGGGGCCGTGTGCTAAGAGCTGGTTCTACACAGAATGGGGTGAGCAG tgttctGCAGAGTGTGGCTTTGGTGTGCGGAGCCGCAGTGTTGTGTGTCTCTCCAACCTGGTGAGCAGTGTGCCTTTGGAAGGTTGTGGTACAGAGCGCCCCCCTCAGGCTCAGCCATGTAACAACGGTGCATGTGAGAGCCGCACTGAGTGGTTTACTGGGCTCTGGGGTCAG TGTTCGGCTGAGTGTGGAGTAGGAAGGCAGCAGAGGACAGTGTTGTGTATGATGAAGTCCGATGACACTTATGCTGTGATGCCGCTCTACGAATGCTCCTCTCTGGACAAACCACTTAGTCAACAGAGCTGCACTGTGAAGGCTTGTGGAGCCAAGTGGTACTACACTGACTGGAGTGCA tgttcaaAAACGTGTGAGGGGGGATTCCGTGTGCGAGAAGTGCGCTGTCTCTCAGACGATATGATCCCAAGCGAGGGATGTGAAGAACGGCTGAAACCAGGAGACAAAGAGGAATGCAACCTCGAGCCCTGTGTTCCACAGATCG ATGAAAAGTGTCGAGACAAATATTTCAACTGCAACGTGGTGGTCCAGGCCCGCCTGTGTGTGTACGATTACTATAAGAAGGCATGCTGTGCCTCATGTGCACGTGTGGCGCAGAGACATTCGACACAGAGGAGCTACAGATAG
- the sdr42e1 gene encoding LOW QUALITY PROTEIN: short-chain dehydrogenase/reductase family 42E member 1 (The sequence of the model RefSeq protein was modified relative to this genomic sequence to represent the inferred CDS: inserted 2 bases in 2 codons), whose translation MQAGTYVITGGGGYFGFRLACALSKKSLRVVLFDVKPPSEALPEGVEFVQGDVRDFTQVANASRGADCVFHVASYGMSGREQLNRKLIEEVNVQGTKNVIQACVDLGVPRLVYTSTFNVVFGGQVIKKGDETLPYLPLHLHPDHYSRTKSVAETLVLKANGSSLAGEGGVLHTCALRPAGIYGPGEERHLPRIVGYIEHGLFRFVYGDPESLVEFVHVDNLVSAHELAAEALTGERQHRATGQAYFISDGRPINNFEFFKPLVEGLGYSFPKLRLPLPLVYFFAFLTEMVHGAFGRIYNFQPLLTRAEVYKTGVTHYFSIEKARADLRYNPKEYDLGEVVEWFRSRGRGKNRSRXPVKKLIFDVVLFLIIVALVLSXLPVVGQ comes from the exons ATGCAGGCCGGAACATACGTCATTACTGGGGGCGGAGGATATTTTGGCTTCCG TCTTGCTTGCGCCCTCAGCAAGAAGTCCTTGAGAGTTGTCCTGTTTGATGTGAAGCCACCTAGTGAAGCATTGCCCGAGGGCGTGGAGTTCGTCCAGGGTGACGTTCGGGATTTCACCCAGGTGGCGAACGCGTCGCGAGGTGCAGACTGCGTTTTCCACGTCGCATCGTACGGGATGTCGGGACGAGAACAACTCAACAGGAAGCTGATCGAAGAGGTTAATGTTCAAGGGACGAAAAATGTCATTCAGGCATGTGTGGATCTCGGGGTTCCTCGACTGGTGTACACTAGCACCTTTAACGTGGTCTTTGGGGGCCAGGTCATAAAGAAGGGTGATGAAACTCTTCCTTATCTGCCTTTACACCTTCATCCGGACCACTACTCCAGGACCAAGTCGGTAGCTGAAACATTGGTGTTAAAGGCTAATGGGTCTTCTCTAGCAGGTGAAGGTGGAGTCTTGCATACTTGCGCTCTTCGTCCAGCTGGAATTTACGGCCCGGGAGAGGAGCGACATCTTCCAAGGATTGTGGGATACATCGAGCATGGCCTTTTCAGGTTTGTGTACGGTGATCCTGAGAGTCTTGTCGAGTTTGTCCATGTTGATAACCTAGTCTCTGCACACGAGTTAGCTGCAGAAGCGCTAACAGGTGAACGTCAGCATCGTGCCACCGGACAGGCTTACTTCATCTCAGACGGCCGGCCGATCAACAACTTCGAGTTCTTCAAGCCGTTAGTGGAAGGGCTGGGTTACTCGTTCCCCAAGCTGAGGCTTCCACTCCCTCTCGTTTACTTCTTCGCGTTCCTCACAGAAATGGTTCACGGTGCGTTCGGACGCATCTACAACTTCCAACCTCTTCTAACACGTGCTGAAGTTTACAAGACCGGAGTTACGCACTATTTCAGTATAGAGAAAGCCAGAGCTGATCTCCGTTACAACCCCAAGGAATATGACCTGGGAGAAGTGGTGGAGTGGTTCAGGAGCAGAGGACGTGGGAAAAACCGGTCAC CGCCTGTTAAAAAACTGATCTTCGATGTTGTGTTGTTTCTCATCATTGTGGCTTTGGTTCTCT TTCTGCCGGTGGTGGGTCAGTAA